A DNA window from Allokutzneria albata contains the following coding sequences:
- a CDS encoding DEAD/DEAH box helicase — translation MACAQGTREAITLTVSSNTTTATTETDDPVDAIVAEELAEAHPLRAAAVVTDDAPTFAELGVHDKIVKALGEAGIERTFAIQKLTLPLALAGEDVIGQARTGTGKTLGFGVPALQRLNLPGDGTPQVLVVVPTRELCLQVTADLKDAGKYLKARVLPVYGGRPYEPQIAALRKGVDVVIGTPGRLLDLAEQRHLVLGKVRTLVLDEADEMLDLGFLPDIERVLRMVPDKRQTMLFSATMPGPIITLARTFLSQPTHIRAEEVDASAVHERTAQFIYRAHSLDKVEVVSRVLQAEGRSLTMIFTRTKRTAQKLADDLAERGFAVAPVHGDLGQGAREQALRAFRSGKVDVLVCTDVAARGIDVEGVTHVINYQCPEDEKTYVHRIGRTGRAGRTGVAVTLVDWDEEPRWKSISDALELGKPEPVETYSTSDHLFSDLGIPTDATGRLPLGQRTREGLDAEELDEEPRRGRGARRTGEAKPKRERVRRRTRGGRSGAAEGEEGGDAKACTADTPAATAETGDETRPTTPRRRRRRTRAGAANAEGGQAGDGGQEPAAARAQEDGDSSATERPARRRRRRRAGVETGGEQAVAASGEE, via the coding sequence ATGGCATGCGCGCAAGGCACGAGAGAGGCGATCACTCTGACCGTCAGCAGCAACACCACGACCGCTACCACCGAGACCGACGACCCCGTCGACGCCATCGTCGCCGAGGAGCTCGCCGAGGCCCACCCCCTGCGGGCGGCCGCCGTCGTCACCGACGACGCCCCGACCTTCGCCGAGCTCGGCGTGCACGACAAGATCGTCAAGGCGCTCGGCGAGGCCGGGATCGAGCGGACCTTCGCCATCCAGAAGCTGACCCTCCCGCTGGCCCTGGCCGGTGAGGACGTCATCGGCCAGGCGCGCACCGGCACCGGCAAGACCCTGGGCTTCGGCGTGCCCGCGCTGCAGCGCCTGAACCTGCCCGGCGACGGCACCCCGCAGGTGCTGGTGGTCGTGCCCACCCGTGAGCTGTGCCTCCAGGTCACCGCCGACCTCAAGGACGCGGGCAAGTACCTCAAGGCGCGCGTGCTCCCGGTCTACGGCGGGCGCCCCTACGAGCCGCAGATCGCCGCCTTGCGCAAGGGCGTCGACGTGGTCATCGGCACCCCGGGACGGCTGCTGGACCTGGCCGAACAGCGCCACCTGGTGCTGGGCAAGGTCCGCACCCTGGTGCTGGACGAGGCCGACGAGATGCTCGACCTCGGCTTCCTCCCGGACATCGAGCGCGTGCTGCGGATGGTGCCGGACAAGCGGCAGACCATGCTCTTCTCGGCGACCATGCCCGGCCCGATCATCACGCTGGCCAGGACCTTCCTCAGCCAGCCGACGCACATCCGGGCCGAGGAGGTGGACGCCAGCGCCGTGCACGAGCGCACCGCGCAGTTCATCTACCGCGCGCACTCCCTGGACAAGGTCGAGGTCGTCTCCCGGGTGCTGCAGGCCGAGGGCCGCTCGCTCACGATGATCTTCACGAGGACCAAGCGCACCGCGCAGAAGCTCGCCGACGACCTCGCCGAGCGCGGCTTCGCGGTCGCGCCGGTGCACGGCGACCTCGGCCAGGGCGCCCGCGAGCAGGCGCTGCGCGCCTTCCGCTCCGGCAAGGTGGACGTGCTGGTCTGCACCGACGTCGCCGCCCGCGGCATCGACGTCGAGGGCGTCACGCACGTGATCAACTACCAGTGCCCCGAGGACGAGAAGACCTACGTGCACCGGATCGGCCGCACCGGCCGCGCCGGGCGCACCGGCGTCGCGGTCACCCTGGTCGACTGGGACGAGGAGCCGCGCTGGAAGTCCATCAGCGACGCGCTCGAACTGGGCAAGCCGGAGCCGGTGGAGACCTACTCCACCTCCGACCACCTGTTCAGCGACCTCGGCATCCCCACCGACGCCACGGGCAGGCTGCCGCTCGGCCAGCGCACCCGCGAGGGCCTGGACGCCGAGGAACTGGACGAGGAGCCGCGTCGCGGCCGGGGCGCCCGGCGCACCGGCGAGGCGAAGCCGAAGCGCGAGCGCGTCCGCAGGCGCACCCGCGGCGGGCGCTCCGGGGCGGCCGAGGGCGAGGAGGGCGGCGACGCCAAGGCGTGCACCGCCGACACCCCCGCGGCCACCGCGGAGACCGGTGACGAGACCCGGCCGACCACCCCGCGCAGGCGCAGGCGGCGGACCAGGGCCGGAGCCGCGAACGCCGAGGGCGGCCAGGCGGGCGACGGGGGCCAGGAGCCGGCCGCCGCGCGCGCCCAGGAAGATGGGGACAGCAGCGCGACCGAGCGCCCGGCCCGGCGTCGGCGCAGGCGTCGCGCGGGCGTGGAGACCGGCGGCGAGCAGGCCGTGGCGGCGAGCGGCGAGGAGTGA
- a CDS encoding Rv3212 family protein, translating into MTGPGQHGDHDQPTGRDPEPVLPPSPGPVTADRDHSSRDDAARDAAVLSTAGLDTPASGTAVPDASGPATGAAARETTDPGNSGPDNAELDTPPSGTAVPAVNPDPNPWHAHQAVAVATEPVAEQRPQVPARSFHRKADYVAAALIAIVAVVASAVVQLTSDAKATVSRTSAEPMYQLPQPTALPPSFAEVWRAPSSATFAPVVAGPAVVTGEGGEMAGRDPLTGEKKWTYTRDLPLCTVGMSWGQAFAVYTKKGWTGGNGPQAGNCSEITGVEAATGKRALARNGNAPIGTRLLSDGTHLVMTGKRLIEVVRFDLVKTLEYGKVEAEVQPNKQPRTNCEFGSVALGGNRLGVVERCPDDLGDRLTVQKPNPKDWDAPEVAFSTVLNGRGARLVAITEERAVVALPGPPRLVTYDTNGSQIDEQSLSIPDSDLAGDPPGQVPVVVEGSANAYWFTGSKLVALSSKELRPQWTVDAVVGSPTLFSGRLVVPVPEGLLVLDAVTGARIGSVPVRRDQPGPVALATAGPVILEQRAGTLVALR; encoded by the coding sequence GTGACGGGCCCTGGGCAGCACGGCGATCATGACCAGCCGACCGGCCGCGACCCGGAGCCCGTCCTCCCCCCATCACCCGGCCCGGTGACCGCGGACCGGGACCACTCCTCCCGGGACGACGCTGCCCGGGACGCGGCGGTCCTGAGCACGGCGGGTCTGGACACCCCGGCGTCCGGCACAGCGGTGCCGGACGCCTCCGGTCCAGCCACCGGCGCGGCAGCGCGCGAGACCACGGATCCGGGCAACTCCGGGCCGGACAACGCGGAGCTGGACACACCGCCTTCGGGCACAGCGGTCCCCGCCGTGAACCCGGACCCGAATCCGTGGCACGCGCACCAGGCCGTCGCAGTGGCCACCGAACCCGTCGCCGAGCAGCGCCCCCAGGTGCCCGCGCGGTCGTTCCACCGCAAGGCGGACTACGTGGCCGCGGCGCTGATCGCGATCGTCGCCGTGGTCGCCTCCGCCGTCGTCCAGCTGACCAGTGACGCGAAGGCGACGGTGTCGCGGACCAGCGCCGAGCCGATGTACCAGCTGCCGCAGCCCACCGCGCTGCCGCCGTCCTTCGCGGAGGTCTGGCGGGCACCGAGTTCGGCGACCTTCGCCCCCGTCGTCGCCGGACCCGCCGTGGTCACCGGCGAAGGCGGTGAGATGGCCGGGCGCGATCCGCTGACCGGCGAGAAGAAGTGGACCTACACGCGCGATCTGCCGCTGTGCACGGTCGGCATGTCGTGGGGCCAGGCGTTCGCGGTGTACACGAAGAAGGGCTGGACCGGCGGCAACGGCCCGCAGGCGGGCAACTGCAGCGAGATCACCGGTGTCGAGGCCGCGACCGGCAAGCGGGCGCTGGCCCGCAACGGCAACGCCCCGATCGGCACCCGCCTGCTCAGCGACGGCACCCACCTGGTGATGACCGGGAAGCGGCTGATCGAGGTCGTGCGCTTCGACCTGGTGAAGACGCTGGAGTACGGCAAGGTCGAGGCGGAGGTCCAGCCGAACAAGCAGCCGAGGACCAACTGCGAGTTCGGCTCCGTCGCGCTCGGTGGCAACCGGCTCGGCGTGGTCGAGCGCTGCCCCGACGACCTCGGTGACCGGCTGACGGTGCAGAAGCCCAACCCGAAGGACTGGGACGCCCCCGAGGTCGCGTTCAGCACCGTGCTCAACGGCAGGGGCGCGCGGCTGGTCGCGATCACCGAGGAGCGCGCCGTCGTCGCCCTGCCCGGGCCGCCCCGGTTGGTCACCTACGACACCAACGGCAGCCAGATCGACGAGCAGTCGCTGTCCATCCCCGACTCCGACCTGGCGGGCGACCCGCCCGGGCAGGTGCCCGTGGTGGTCGAGGGCAGCGCGAACGCGTACTGGTTCACCGGTTCGAAGCTGGTCGCCCTGTCCTCGAAGGAGCTCCGTCCACAGTGGACGGTGGACGCGGTGGTCGGCTCGCCGACGCTGTTCTCCGGCAGGCTGGTGGTGCCGGTGCCGGAGGGCCTGCTGGTGCTGGACGCGGTGACGGGCGCGCGGATCGGCTCGGTGCCGGTGCGCCGCGACCAGCCCGGTCCGGTCGCGCTGGCGACGGCCGGTCCGGTGATCCTCGAACAGCGGGCGGGGACTCTCGTCGCGTTGCGGTGA
- a CDS encoding alpha/beta fold hydrolase, which yields MTVPFPSPLTPHRGARVELPSRYGPIAALRAEPDPTTDLGAVALLVPGYPGSKEDFAPLLDPISDAGFEVVAIDLPGLNESAGPEDEAAYRPGALGEVVAELITDLGQGESRPVLLLGHSFGGLVARAAVLAGARIAGLTLLCSGPSELPDGDRRQAINEGEPILRTKGMAAAQELREARDARRPGWAHVPQRLKEFYRRRFLASKPAGLLGMADGLRHEPDLVPKLGVVLQSTGTPSLVVCGEGDDVWPVSAQRDMAERLDADFAVLAGAGHSPNVENPEALLATLLPTWRAWLTEKGS from the coding sequence GTGACCGTGCCGTTCCCGTCTCCGCTCACCCCGCACCGCGGGGCCAGGGTCGAGCTGCCCAGCCGCTACGGCCCGATCGCCGCACTCAGGGCCGAGCCGGATCCCACGACCGATCTCGGTGCCGTCGCACTGCTCGTGCCCGGCTACCCGGGGTCCAAAGAGGACTTCGCGCCGCTGCTCGACCCGATCTCCGACGCGGGCTTCGAGGTCGTCGCGATCGACCTGCCCGGCCTGAACGAGTCCGCCGGTCCCGAGGACGAGGCGGCCTACCGCCCCGGCGCGCTCGGCGAGGTGGTCGCGGAGCTGATCACCGACCTCGGCCAGGGCGAGAGCAGACCGGTGCTGCTGCTCGGGCACTCCTTCGGCGGGCTGGTCGCGCGGGCGGCGGTGCTCGCGGGCGCGCGGATCGCCGGGCTGACTCTGCTGTGCTCGGGACCGAGCGAGCTCCCGGACGGCGACCGCAGGCAGGCGATCAACGAGGGCGAGCCGATCCTGCGCACCAAGGGGATGGCCGCCGCGCAGGAGCTGCGGGAGGCCCGGGACGCGCGCAGGCCGGGCTGGGCGCACGTGCCGCAGCGGCTCAAGGAGTTCTACCGGCGCCGCTTCCTCGCGTCCAAGCCCGCCGGGCTGCTCGGCATGGCCGACGGCCTGCGCCACGAACCGGACCTGGTGCCCAAGCTCGGCGTCGTGCTCCAGTCGACCGGGACCCCGAGCCTGGTGGTCTGCGGCGAGGGCGACGACGTCTGGCCGGTGAGCGCGCAGCGGGACATGGCCGAACGCCTCGACGCGGACTTCGCGGTGCTGGCCGGTGCGGGCCACTCCCCCAACGTGGAGAATCCCGAGGCACTGCTGGCGACGCTCCTGCCCACCTGGCGAGCCTGGCTCACCGAGAAGGGCAGCTGA
- a CDS encoding RecB family exonuclease, which yields MDGQLGLDLGGMPRRLVKVTPAKLATWSDCPRRYRMAYLDRPAPKRGGPWASSTLGAVVHNALKGYFDLPQERRTEEQAADLVRRCWKSDGFRDAEQAEVYRDRAKQWVADYVRGLPPGMEPIGLERWVSTPTEKIVAEGRVDRIDLRDGELVIVDYKTGRHALGVDDARGSQALALYAIAARRTLRRPCRRVELHHLPSGEVAVWEHTEESLGRHLTRAEEAAEDLALAADTLAAGGDQDVLFPPSPGRQCSWCDFRRHCPEGQDAAPEVEPWATLAP from the coding sequence GTGGACGGGCAGCTGGGTCTTGATCTCGGAGGGATGCCGCGCAGGCTGGTGAAGGTGACCCCGGCGAAGCTGGCGACCTGGAGCGACTGTCCTCGCCGGTACCGGATGGCCTATCTCGACCGGCCCGCTCCCAAACGCGGCGGGCCCTGGGCGAGCAGCACGCTGGGCGCGGTGGTGCACAACGCGCTCAAGGGCTACTTCGACCTGCCGCAGGAGCGCCGCACCGAGGAACAGGCCGCCGACCTGGTGCGCAGGTGCTGGAAGAGCGACGGGTTCCGGGACGCCGAGCAGGCCGAGGTCTACCGCGACCGGGCCAAGCAGTGGGTCGCCGACTACGTGCGCGGGCTGCCTCCCGGGATGGAACCGATCGGCCTGGAGCGCTGGGTCTCCACCCCCACGGAGAAGATCGTCGCCGAGGGCCGGGTCGACCGCATCGACCTGCGCGACGGCGAGCTGGTGATCGTCGACTACAAGACCGGCAGGCACGCGCTCGGCGTCGACGACGCCCGCGGGTCGCAGGCCCTCGCGCTCTACGCCATCGCCGCGCGCCGCACGCTGCGCCGCCCGTGCCGCCGGGTCGAGCTGCACCACCTGCCCTCCGGGGAGGTCGCGGTGTGGGAGCACACCGAGGAGTCCCTCGGCAGGCACCTCACCCGCGCCGAGGAGGCCGCGGAGGACCTGGCACTGGCCGCCGACACCCTCGCGGCGGGCGGGGACCAGGACGTGCTGTTCCCGCCGTCGCCCGGCAGGCAGTGCTCGTGGTGCGACTTCCGCAGGCACTGCCCCGAGGGACAGGACGCCGCACCGGAGGTGGAGCCGTGGGCGACGCTGGCGCCGTGA
- a CDS encoding PHP domain-containing protein: MRIDLHTHSTASDGTDSPAGLIRAASLAGLDVIAVTDHDTTAGWSEALAALPPGMRMLPGAELSCESPDGLGGTVTVHLLAYLFDPASEPLVAEQTRLRSERRRRLHRMATRMAADGFPVDPDELMAALPPDAPAGRPHLAQALMRAGVVGSVNEAFDRFLGSGGSYLLPRTDTPVERAISMIADAGGVTVLAHPFARARGPVVTPGVIADLTERGLSGVEVDHPDHDEPTRAELRGLAAGLGLVMTGSSDYHGTNKTIRLGQETTDPEQFEALVARAKPGSCPVWERQLS; this comes from the coding sequence GTGCGGATCGACTTGCATACCCATTCGACGGCCTCCGACGGCACCGACTCGCCCGCCGGGCTGATCCGGGCGGCATCGCTGGCCGGGCTCGACGTGATCGCGGTGACCGACCACGACACCACCGCGGGCTGGTCCGAGGCGCTGGCCGCCCTGCCGCCCGGCATGCGGATGCTGCCCGGTGCCGAGCTGTCCTGCGAGTCACCCGACGGGCTCGGCGGCACCGTCACGGTCCACCTCCTCGCGTACCTGTTCGACCCGGCCTCGGAGCCGCTGGTCGCCGAGCAGACGCGGCTGCGGTCGGAGCGGCGGCGGCGACTGCACCGGATGGCCACGCGGATGGCCGCGGACGGGTTCCCGGTCGACCCCGACGAGCTGATGGCCGCGCTGCCGCCGGACGCCCCCGCCGGGCGCCCGCACCTGGCCCAGGCGCTGATGCGGGCGGGCGTGGTCGGTTCGGTGAACGAGGCCTTCGACCGGTTCCTGGGTTCCGGCGGCTCCTACCTGCTGCCGCGCACCGACACCCCGGTCGAACGAGCCATCTCGATGATCGCCGACGCGGGCGGGGTCACCGTGCTGGCGCACCCCTTCGCCAGGGCGCGCGGTCCGGTCGTCACGCCAGGGGTGATCGCCGACCTGACCGAGCGGGGGCTCTCCGGGGTCGAGGTCGACCACCCCGACCACGACGAGCCGACCCGGGCCGAGCTGAGGGGGCTCGCCGCCGGACTGGGCCTCGTCATGACGGGCTCCAGCGACTACCACGGCACGAACAAGACGATCCGGCTCGGCCAGGAGACGACCGACCCGGAGCAGTTCGAGGCGTTGGTGGCGCGGGCCAAGCCCGGTTCCTGCCCGGTGTGGGAGCGGCAGCTGTCCTGA
- a CDS encoding PH domain-containing protein: protein MFAPRDPDEYLLETERRIIRVRRHWATLLWDIFETIALLAGAVMISYLLPPGQWLLQNILWYAALFVLLRFAYFVIEWWVERIVVTDKRFMLTNGVFTTKVAMMPIGKVTDLTYERSLSGRMWGYGTIVVESAGQIQALNRIEYLPRPEEVYDAISELVFGDKKAQAERFSMMQAKKKAALSKRATG from the coding sequence GTGTTCGCACCTCGCGATCCCGACGAGTACCTGCTCGAGACCGAGCGACGGATCATCCGGGTGCGCCGACACTGGGCCACCCTGCTGTGGGACATCTTCGAGACCATCGCGTTGCTCGCGGGCGCTGTGATGATCTCGTACCTGCTCCCGCCGGGTCAGTGGCTGCTGCAGAACATCCTGTGGTACGCCGCCCTGTTCGTTCTTCTTCGGTTCGCCTACTTCGTCATCGAGTGGTGGGTCGAGCGCATCGTCGTCACCGACAAGCGCTTCATGCTCACCAACGGCGTCTTCACCACCAAGGTGGCGATGATGCCGATCGGCAAGGTCACCGACCTCACCTACGAGCGCAGCCTCAGCGGTCGCATGTGGGGTTACGGCACGATCGTCGTCGAGTCCGCGGGTCAGATCCAGGCGCTCAACCGGATCGAGTACCTGCCCCGCCCGGAGGAGGTCTACGACGCCATCTCCGAGCTGGTCTTCGGCGACAAGAAGGCCCAGGCCGAGCGGTTCTCGATGATGCAGGCCAAGAAGAAGGCCGCGTTGAGCAAGCGCGCCACCGGCTGA
- a CDS encoding NUDIX hydrolase: protein MRGDHESSIRCVGGITFDSPGRLLVIRRSNDPGRGRWSIPGGRVEPGEDDAVAVARELYEETGLVVTVGDLIGSVVRSAERGSYEIYDYSCRAVGGRLRPGDDAAAAAWIDGVIFAALDQAGALTEGLGEALREWDSVPQITKNRPPR, encoded by the coding sequence GTGCGTGGCGATCACGAATCTTCGATCCGGTGCGTCGGGGGGATCACATTCGACTCACCGGGCAGGCTCCTGGTGATCCGCCGTTCGAACGACCCCGGTCGGGGCAGGTGGTCCATTCCGGGAGGGCGGGTGGAGCCCGGCGAGGACGACGCGGTGGCCGTGGCCAGAGAGCTGTACGAGGAGACGGGGCTGGTCGTGACGGTGGGCGACTTGATCGGTTCTGTCGTCCGGTCGGCTGAACGCGGGTCGTACGAGATCTACGACTACTCCTGCCGGGCGGTCGGCGGAAGGCTGCGACCGGGGGACGACGCGGCCGCCGCGGCGTGGATCGATGGTGTGATCTTTGCCGCACTCGATCAGGCCGGGGCGCTCACCGAGGGCCTCGGCGAGGCGCTCCGGGAGTGGGACTCAGTGCCCCAAATCACCAAGAATCGCCCACCCCGGTGA
- a CDS encoding DUF2332 domain-containing protein, which translates to MTSQLDAVRQRFHRFAEQEAAGNSPLYERFALGAAEDAEVAELLTATSVNFAMPTLFFAAAQRALFAEPWHPLTRYYPSVGGHNGVDDAAWPEFREFVLGRADKMRELIASRTTQTNEVRRAAVLHPVLSTIAAQAGKTPLGLLEVGASAGLLLGMDRYGYRYRLPDGTDVNTGRKKARLVLDTMVRREQGRGRSKAPAFGAKVGLDLTPVDVLDEEQLSWLEACVWPDQPRRLSFLRLAAEEVKADPPVLVAGDAVDDLHAAAARISTDLPLVVFNSNLLAYVSEARRADYVEAIRELAATRTLWWVAQEPFGACLNLLLPERDDLVLDGPAHNVLSVTRWEKGRSEVRPLARSGMHGQWVEWL; encoded by the coding sequence ATGACCTCCCAGCTCGACGCCGTCCGCCAGCGGTTCCACCGGTTCGCCGAGCAGGAGGCCGCTGGGAACTCCCCGCTGTACGAGCGGTTCGCGCTCGGCGCGGCCGAGGACGCCGAGGTCGCCGAGCTGCTGACCGCGACCTCGGTCAACTTCGCCATGCCGACGCTGTTCTTCGCCGCGGCCCAGCGCGCGCTGTTCGCCGAGCCGTGGCACCCGCTGACCAGGTACTACCCCTCGGTCGGCGGCCACAACGGCGTGGACGACGCGGCCTGGCCGGAGTTCCGCGAGTTCGTGCTCGGCCGCGCGGACAAGATGCGCGAGCTGATCGCCTCCAGGACCACGCAGACCAACGAGGTCCGCCGGGCCGCCGTGCTGCACCCGGTCCTGTCCACGATCGCGGCGCAGGCGGGCAAGACCCCGCTCGGCCTCCTGGAGGTCGGCGCGAGCGCGGGACTGCTGTTGGGCATGGACCGCTACGGCTACCGCTACCGCCTGCCCGACGGCACCGACGTGAACACCGGGCGGAAGAAGGCGCGGCTGGTGCTGGACACGATGGTCCGCCGCGAGCAGGGCAGGGGCCGGTCCAAGGCGCCCGCCTTCGGCGCGAAGGTCGGCCTGGACCTCACCCCGGTCGACGTGCTCGACGAGGAGCAGCTGAGCTGGCTGGAGGCGTGCGTCTGGCCGGACCAGCCGCGACGCCTCAGCTTCCTCCGGCTCGCCGCCGAGGAGGTCAAGGCCGACCCGCCGGTCCTGGTCGCCGGGGACGCCGTCGACGACCTGCACGCGGCGGCGGCGCGCATCTCCACCGACCTGCCGCTGGTGGTGTTCAACAGCAACCTGCTGGCGTACGTGTCGGAGGCCCGGCGCGCGGACTACGTCGAGGCGATCCGAGAGCTGGCGGCCACGCGCACGCTCTGGTGGGTCGCCCAGGAACCCTTTGGCGCCTGCCTGAACCTGCTGCTGCCAGAGCGTGACGACCTGGTGCTGGACGGCCCCGCGCACAACGTCCTCAGCGTCACGCGCTGGGAAAAGGGCAGGTCAGAGGTGCGGCCGCTGGCCAGGAGCGGCATGCACGGCCAATGGGTGGAATGGCTTTAG
- a CDS encoding MaoC family dehydratase — MQFGRYFEEFEVGAVYKHWPGKTVTEYDDHLFCLLTMNHHPLHMDAHYAEQTTDFGKNVVVGNYIYSLLLGMSVPDVSGKAIANLEVESLKHVKPTFHGDTIYGETEVLDKTPSKSKDDRGVVYVETRGYKQDGTVVCVFRRKVMVPKKSYGLARGGEQPGRPEPKLS, encoded by the coding sequence GTGCAGTTCGGGCGCTACTTCGAGGAGTTCGAGGTCGGAGCTGTTTACAAGCACTGGCCGGGCAAGACGGTGACCGAGTACGACGATCACCTGTTCTGCCTGCTCACCATGAACCACCATCCGCTGCACATGGACGCGCACTACGCGGAGCAGACCACCGACTTCGGCAAGAACGTGGTCGTCGGCAACTACATCTACTCGCTGCTGCTGGGCATGTCGGTGCCCGACGTCTCCGGCAAGGCCATCGCCAACCTGGAGGTCGAGTCGCTCAAGCACGTGAAGCCGACCTTCCACGGCGACACGATCTACGGCGAGACCGAGGTGCTCGACAAGACCCCGTCGAAGTCCAAGGACGACCGTGGGGTTGTCTACGTGGAGACCCGCGGCTACAAGCAGGACGGCACCGTCGTCTGCGTCTTCCGCCGCAAGGTCATGGTGCCGAAGAAGTCCTACGGGCTCGCGCGCGGTGGCGAGCAGCCCGGTCGCCCTGAGCCGAAGCTCTCGTAG
- the corA gene encoding magnesium/cobalt transporter CorA: MPALPTLGRKGRTTRNGRGMTPIPVPLSAYVVDCGVYVDGKRLPGRWTHIAAIEEVRKRQNGFVWIGLHEPDEEQIQSIAETFGLHELAVEDAVHAHQRPKLERYDDMLFMVLKTVRYVAHESPETANEIVESGEIMVFVGRDYVITVRHGKHAGLATLRHLLEEDPEKLALGPAAVLYQIADHVVDRYLEVTSAVEDDIDQMEVAVFDPRSDVDPEQIYLMKREVMELRRAVGPLATPLRRLAEGYIPLVPEQVRSYFRDVDDHLTTVHDRVVAFDELLTTLIDAVLAKITLRQNNDMRKISAWVAIISVPTMVAGIYGMNFDFMPELKWAFGYPMVLCVIVIACVVVYRIFRRNRWL; the protein is encoded by the coding sequence ATGCCTGCTCTGCCCACGCTCGGCCGCAAGGGCCGCACAACTCGAAACGGTCGAGGGATGACTCCGATTCCGGTTCCGCTTTCGGCTTACGTGGTCGACTGCGGCGTGTACGTCGACGGCAAGCGCCTGCCCGGGCGGTGGACCCACATCGCCGCCATCGAGGAGGTGCGCAAGCGCCAGAACGGCTTCGTCTGGATCGGCCTGCACGAGCCGGACGAGGAGCAGATCCAGAGCATCGCCGAGACCTTCGGCCTGCACGAGCTGGCCGTCGAGGACGCGGTGCACGCGCACCAGCGGCCGAAGCTCGAGCGCTACGACGACATGCTGTTCATGGTGCTCAAGACGGTCCGCTACGTGGCGCACGAGTCGCCCGAGACGGCCAACGAGATCGTCGAGAGCGGCGAGATCATGGTCTTCGTCGGCCGCGACTACGTGATCACGGTGCGGCACGGCAAGCACGCCGGGCTGGCCACGCTGCGGCACCTGCTGGAGGAGGACCCGGAGAAGCTGGCGCTGGGGCCCGCCGCGGTGCTCTACCAGATCGCCGACCACGTGGTGGACCGCTACCTCGAGGTCACCAGCGCGGTCGAGGACGACATCGACCAGATGGAGGTCGCCGTCTTCGACCCGCGCAGCGATGTCGACCCCGAGCAGATCTACCTGATGAAGCGCGAGGTCATGGAGCTGCGCCGGGCGGTGGGGCCGCTGGCCACCCCGCTGCGACGGCTGGCCGAGGGCTACATCCCGCTGGTGCCGGAGCAGGTGCGCTCGTACTTCCGGGACGTCGACGACCACCTCACCACCGTGCACGACCGGGTCGTGGCCTTCGACGAGCTGCTGACCACGCTGATCGACGCGGTGCTCGCCAAGATCACGCTCCGGCAGAACAACGACATGCGCAAGATCTCCGCGTGGGTCGCGATCATCTCGGTGCCGACCATGGTGGCCGGGATCTACGGCATGAACTTCGACTTCATGCCGGAACTGAAGTGGGCCTTCGGCTATCCGATGGTCCTGTGCGTCATCGTCATCGCCTGCGTCGTGGTGTACCGGATCTTCCGGCGCAACCGCTGGCTCTAG
- a CDS encoding HXXEE domain-containing protein: MTSCNENRVLAWGLLAAWLVHDAEELLTMAEFSRDDDTWLPEVDQAHVSTAIGLMSAVIATAAAAGARTGGRSPLFQTVLTGFGLHSLTHLAQSALLRRYTPGLLTAPLVVAPYSLWALKRLRDKGIPLKARARSFAWFPVVLGGAHGAAAVLTRSVRAWRRG; this comes from the coding sequence ATGACGTCATGTAACGAAAATAGGGTCCTGGCGTGGGGACTGCTCGCGGCCTGGCTGGTGCACGACGCCGAGGAGCTGCTGACCATGGCGGAGTTCTCCCGCGACGACGACACCTGGCTGCCCGAGGTGGACCAGGCGCACGTCAGCACCGCCATCGGCCTGATGAGCGCGGTGATCGCGACCGCCGCCGCGGCGGGTGCGCGGACCGGCGGGCGATCACCGCTGTTCCAGACCGTGCTCACCGGCTTCGGTCTGCACTCGCTGACCCACCTCGCGCAGTCGGCGCTGCTGCGCCGCTACACGCCGGGGCTCCTCACGGCACCGCTTGTCGTGGCGCCGTACTCGCTGTGGGCACTGAAACGCTTGCGCGACAAGGGAATCCCGCTGAAGGCGCGAGCGCGTTCGTTCGCCTGGTTCCCGGTGGTGCTCGGCGGAGCGCACGGCGCGGCGGCCGTGCTCACCAGGTCGGTCAGGGCGTGGCGACGGGGGTGA